Within Aphelocoma coerulescens isolate FSJ_1873_10779 chromosome 1A, UR_Acoe_1.0, whole genome shotgun sequence, the genomic segment ATCAGGCACCAAACCCCTGCCTCATTTATGGGCCTCCTTCCTCAGATGGCTTCTGAGCTTCTCAAATCTCTGTGTTACAGGGAGCCTGCACATCTCTCCAGCAGCTGAAATCTCAAACAGGGAAGCAGAGTGGTAGCAAAAGACTAAGCTAACATATAATGAGGCCAAAGGAAATTGAGTGTCAGAAGCACAGCTTTGAGTCTAGAAACACAATCAAAGCCTGGGGGAAGAGTGTGGCAAATGCTGGGGTCAGCAGTGCAAGTGCAGAGCAAAGCTGGACAGTCCCTGAGCAAAGCACAAGGCACTGCCCAGACCAAACCAAAGACCAGTGTCTGCTGAGCAGCTCAGGAGGTATCAACTGACTCCTTCAACTAAAGCACAGACACAAAATGGAGTGGCCTTCACTGCAAAACCCCCTGATCAAAACCATATCACACAGCAGGATTTCTACTTCACCTTAGTATCACATGCATCAATCCTCTGCAAAACTACTGACCCAGCTCTTAGACCACCATGTTACTGCAAGGGAGAATCAAagagctgggagtgcttgggATAAGAGCTGCAAAGTTCACACTGCCCAAATACATAACTGCCAGCAGATGCATTATGGTATTTCTTTAAGAATATAAATATACAATGAGGATTTTCCCTGACAGGccatattttcatttatttaggaAACAAGTAAGTTGAATTATGATGGAATCTCTCCATACAAGAGATGCTTCAGGAGCTGACAGTACAGATTTCTCAGAAGTGCCACATTCAGAGCAAATTAATATAGCCTTGAAAGCCGATTTCGAGACAACTCTCACAGACACAAGGTATTGGCTGAGGAAacactgaaacagaaaatgagaCACCAGGCATCATGTGACATCAGGACACATATTTCTGTTTATTCACCTTTCTTCAAGAACTCTAACTCACTGTTAGGCAAAGGAGTGCATACAGGATGTacaagaaaaagattaaaagagACTTCTTTATTATTGTATTCTGTGGCATGAAAGCCCACAGCCTTttgtatttgtttgtttgcttgtttgtttaagGATATGTTTCTACTCTAGCTGAGGTGTTACAGTTCAGAGAACAACCGGTCATCTGCAGGAAATCTCTTTAGCAAATTAGAAGAGAGCGCAGCTATTTGCCGGGCTGTTTCACTGAACAAACACCACAAGCTGCACTAATAGCATTTTACCAGACACTTGTCAGTTTGTGAACCCCTAAGTTTATAAAGAAATAGGAAATCCGTCTGCAgggtgacagggatggggaaaagTGGTTGGAGTTGCTTCCGCCTCAGCATATTCCCACCTGCTGTAGACTTGTGTTTGTTCAGTACAACTATGCCAGTTCAGTACTGGCAGAGGTTCTGCCCAGGCATAGACAGTTTGCCCACAGTCCAACTCACTACCTTTGTAACTTTCATATATAATATTAAAACCCACAGTTTGTCTCCTAATATGCTTCACACGATGCTCCGTCTGTTCACATCCACACTGTACACTGATGAATTGGAACAGCCTCGGCTGAAATCAATGAAAATGCCTTCAGAATCAGAGTCGATCGACTCCAAAATCTGATCCACTATGTTCTCAGGGCTGGAAGAGGGAACTGGAATCAAGGAAGTGTCTCTGTCTAGGTCAAAAGACCTGTGTGGGTCGCCCATTGAGTGGAAGAGTCCTTTCTGTTGCTCAGCTGTGCTGAGTTTGCTGGAGCACTGCACAGACCCAGTGCTGGGCCTCTCCTGGTCTCCTGGCAGTGAGCTTTTCATGGTTGTCATGGAGCTCTTGGAACCGTTGTCCATGATGGTGGTGAGGTTGGAGTAcccctggagctccaggcagGAGGTCATTTCTGAGACAGAGTGCCTTCGGATGCTGGTTCCGTTGGCAGCCATGCCCTCAGTTTCATACTCGGCCACTGGCGTCAGCAGTGGATTGTTGTAGCTCTTCGAACGCACCACAGGGTTCTTGGCAAGGATGTCACCCGACTTCGAACGCCTGAAGAACCGCTTCTCTGCAAACAAAGATCCAGAGTAATATCTGCAAAGTCTCCTATTACGGTAATAATAATTATGAGTGTTCAAAAGAAATGTGAAGTTCTGCATATTCATAATCTTTTCTTGAATGAAACTTTTCTAGAAGAAGACATTTTGCTGTATTGTAGATTCACAGGCTTCAGATTGCCTAGATTTCTTTAGCATACTGAAGACCCCAAATCTATCTTTACAAATACTAGCTGAGATTCCCTTATATTCACACAACTTCAGCAGCTGGAGTAAAACAGTAAATACTGCAGGAGTGGTGATATACAGTTGTAAATACTTCCTTTAGACAAGCACAGAAAGtgcaattttattctttttcaggCTATAAAAGTAATGACTCATTTCTAGTAGTTGAAATTTAACTTTTCCACCCATCCTGGGAAAATAAAGTCTTCAAATTTGGAGCATGACGGTTAAGACAGGCAGTTTTTCTACTAATTCTGGAAAAACTTTCAAAGCATTGTTCAGAGACCACACGGGAGAGAGCACCAAGAGTGTTTGAAAATGTTAACTAGAGGGCAGTGCTCACAGAAACCTCTTTTTAGGGGAGCAAACCTGCATTCAATCCAGCAGTGATTGCCTGAATGCTGTTAACCAAGTGGGATTTTCCGAGAAAATAAGCAGCAGATGGCAGCAAGTGAGCATGGAGTTCCCTCTCTGGCAATGGTTTAGTGCTGGAGTGTCCTGGCAGTGTGAACAGAATTACCATCATGAGCAAAACGACTACCATTCAAACTCCGTGCAGGTCTCAATGCTCAGATTCACTTGtgctataagaaaaaaaagtggtgtGAATAATAGGTCTCACTTTTGAAGCTTTCTTTCTGCCACTCTCACTTTGCCATCCCATGAAAGGGACACAACTGGAGCAGGAGATCAAATTACCCTCTGGAAGTCAACCACAGCCACTGCAAATAAACTGCTTTAAATCAGGATGCTGGATATGTTCCCTGCAAATGCTGCAATTTCCTTTACATATGCCAATCTCTTAAAATTATGTTGTTGTGTAATTATGTGCTTACCTGGACACAAATTCCAATCATATGCTGTACTACTAAAAAAGCCAGTTTCTGTATTTAAGATTGTATTTTGCAGTTGTGTCTGCTTCAGCAATGAAATCATCTGATCCAAGTTCATTTTTGGACTTTTTCTTTGTCAGGAGTTTGAGCTGGCAAACAGAAAAGGTTCCTAGGGCTATGAACTCTGGTTTCTTGTCACAACATGCCACATGCTAGCAAAATAGTTGAAGAGAATTAGATGCATTCGTTTAAAAGAAGCAGCCGCTTACACACTCAGCTTCCTTGGATCCAGGTGCAGTGATTACAGTAAGACCCATTTCAGGGATATTGCTACATCTACAGCCCAGGCCACAGCAAAAGGAAGTGCCCGGTCCACCAAAACCTTCCTATCTTCTGCAATCACATAGTAAGACATTTATTTACTAAAAATTCATTTCACTGGTGCTTTATTCTCTTTGGGTGCATTTTTCCTATCTTGACATACAAAAGCTCGTATTTAGAAAATGCCAATTTGGGGCTCCATTTAAATGCTTGTGGCCTTTTAATGACAAGAAATGAATACAAAGTAGTAATCATGAACCATTTTCCATAAATAACTGGCCTCTATTTATTCACTTGAAACTCATTGTTTCTTAAACACTTGCTGTAACACGTTTTGCCATTTTAGCTTCAAGGGAAAATCAACTACTTTATTGGCCATTTCTGACAAGCAAACAGATTGAATTGACTGCACAGAAAATGTGCAATTGAGCTTATTTTCCCTTCTGTCTGTTCTATTCAATCAGGCCATCACCATATTTACAATAAAAGACTCAGGTACTACcacatttcctttttcattatGCTGGTAGTATCCCCCTTGTATTTTCAACAGATTTAATTGCTATATAGGATATTCCACCTTCATCCTGGCTAAATCTTGCCATAACAAAAGTCACCGAAAGCTTCAGAGCTCCAACAATCAGAAAATAAGCTGAAGGGGACTCAAGCTGACACCAGGCCAGCCCACGTTTCCCCCTTGCTCCTTAAGGATGCTGATGTACAAAGTGCCTCAGCAGTAAAGATTCAATAACCTTCAGAGGCAATTCATGTGAAATTAAGAGATTTTTCCTTCCATATAATTTGAATTTCCCCTGCTATGTGAGATCCACTCTTTATTTCTTACCTCCATTGGGATGGAGAACAGCTTATTAGATTCTACTCTGCAGAAAGCTTTTACATGCTTGAAGGCTTATGTGTTAGTCTTCTCTAAGACAAATTCCTACTTTCTTCCCTAATTTTAACAGCCTTGTATGATCTTTGTGTACTAATGAACACAATTGAAAATTAACTACTGAGCACTTCAGAAGTGGCTTCTTGCTTCTTCCTCTCACTGTCCATAAAGCATCCTGTGTTAAAGCTCTCTCATTAAAAGGTAGAATAGAAATTCTGAACACACACTAGATTCattttactgatttttattACTGAGCACTCTTACGATGATCAGCTTTCATCTTTGCCGCTGCAAGTTTCACTGCGATTCTGCACCTTGCAAAGAGCATAGTCTTAGAAAAAAAGCCTGATGTACTCATGTGAGCACTGGCAGTCAGCTCTTGTGTGTGCCCTGACCCTgcatggagcaaggttttgggaagtcctctgtgctgtgccaaaTGGAGTCTGTGTTATTCTTACCCAAGATACAGGCAGAGTGCGTGAAGGGTCCATCACTGGAATACAGACCATATGTGCCCAAGTAAGGAGAAACAACTTTCTGGATCAGGGATTCCAGTTTCAAATAATCTTCAGTCACACCTTTCGACTCATGAACCCcctgaaaaagaggaaatacCCAAGATGAGCACTGCCCCCTCCAATCACAACCTCCCCTTGCTCACCAGGGCAACCAGAGAAGAACAAGCATTTTCACTGAGTGAAAGCAAAGGTGCCCTGCAATGTGATCCTGGTTTGCTAGTACAGCTGATTCCTCTTCTGTAAAGCCAAGAGATGTGAATCAGACCAGAGCTACCAGGACATTTAAATCCAGGAAGGTACATCCTACTTTGTGCACAGCACTCAGGGAAGGATAGAGGACATGATCTGTGAAGAGGAATTAAAACCATCCCTGGACTTTTTGCTATTGCAATTTTACAGTGACTTCCTGAATGATAGCATCTGATACCACAGGGTGTCACTGCCATCTCAGCAATACCACCACCGTTAAGAAAAAGGTGAAACTGAGACcctcagaaatatttcttccagGATATTTTCAACAACCAATGTTTACAGTAAAGAAGTTTGTTCTCTTTCCTCATCCCTCCCCTGGCACTTACCATTTTCCAGGCAAAAATCACATTATAATTAGCATGGTAAGAGTCACCCACAGGCAAAATGTTTAGCCTTTAGCTGTTACTCTGCACTTCCACCCACAAgcaggctttgttaggctgcaGAGGTGACAGAAAAACCCTGCAGAGTTGTATTCTCCCTTTAACTGCAGAGTGTGTGCTCCTGTGTTGTCTGAGCAGAGCCCTGTACACTCTGTGTAGGATGCCTCTTGCCATATGGAGCAAATTCACGGTTGCCATGTGCTTGACATATCATGTCACAGAATTAATATCCTAAATGCCATACTCAGCAAGAACTCTGCTTGAATTTAGCAATTTCATTATGTGTTCCTGAGTTATTGTAAAAAGAAACACACTGCTCCAGAGAGCAATATAAAGATCAGATGATCAAAATTGCAACACTTCCTTCAGCATGTGAGAGGATCCTGACGTTCAAGATGTGTTCACAGCTTAGTATGACTCACCAACCAGAGTCTAGAGTGACTCTCAGATGTGTTTCTGAATGGCTGACTccaccaccccccacccccgctGCTGCGCTGCCTCAATGCTGCCTCATCACTTGATAAAAAGTTTATGAATGGAAAATTAGTAATGGCCAACAGAGAATTCAAATTAGGACAAAATTTGATTTTGGACAGAATTTGAATTCCAGTTCTGTTGGGGTTCTGTTGGGGTCCAggggaggggaccctggggtagaggcactAATCCCTGGTGAAtcctgttccccattggttgttttgtgttctccTGCCCGGGAAGGGCCGTGCCGGTCCCGCGATTAAGAGTTCTTCAGCAGTCTCCATGCACTGGAGAATaaagatgtttgaaaaacatctaccaagaatcagtccctgtttcttttccatgggccttgctgtctatatatgttgcagaaatccccactgcaacacagTTCAGCAGTCTTTAAATAACAAATAACAATCTTTGGTGATGTGCTATGCCCTGAAAAACTCTGGGACAGCCACAAATACAAATTTGAACACAAAGGCATATCCAGTGGATCCAAAAGCTTGCAAACATCAAAGGAACAGCAGAATGAGCCCACAGCTATACAGCCAGGCAAAAATAACACTGGAATAATTCAGAAGACTTAATGAAGGAGCAAGTATTATTTCCAAGTCATTACTGGCCTACTGAGATCTGTTCCAGTGTTCCTTGCTGGGATTTAGTCAAGCCCTCAGAAAGGCAACACGCCTGCTATCTTAATACATATTCACTATCCCATCATGATCACATCAAGCAAAGGCCAGGGTTTAAGacattgtcataggttagcaagcatagtcccggaagggatgtccttgctaaggggtgcttacagcttcctctgggacctgatagaacctatcagctggccagtttgaatatggacaattctttaagccacttaaagttgtgactgcctctgtgatacacacttaagaatagacaaactcccccccaagctctctctcatttccagcgctggcacaggtggctgcgggcccgagtggggcccagtgggcccggcccaggccctgctcgggccaggccgggctgggccatggctccaggatgaccccccccagcagggctgtgggcagccagagcagcaaagcggcacctctgtccggcagaggtcaggtgaccaacagcgataagccacacagctgcaaggccgaggtgagattaacccttttattgctgtgaagagctgaaaacctgagggaagagaaagaggagatgcttaaagctgaaactctgttgtgaagctatgatacatcaaagtatcccgttgtaatttcgtgaaaatatggggggtggagtgttcaactcgtaagcaataggcagatgctgacgcagctgtaatttcatgagaagtctagacagggagagatgaaccagatgaggacttttgctccaaatgggaaaggagaaaacctcagttcctagagatgctcctagagatagtcctaacgatgaagatgaggaagaccctttgctcccagggaaggagaagggcctctgtttttttgtttctgaacggctcaaccttaaaattgtaccccaaaaaacttcaagagtggaccctcgaaagcagttgtgggaaaagctgcaagttgggggcagggactcacatcgcgagcagagagacctcttcctaaatggactgaacaatatttggaagtgggcggctgtctcgttgtgatactgttttcatagcatgagcaaaaagagacttctctttctaaatggactgaacaaggttattatggaagtggtaaacagactgaacatcttaagggttgtctttttacattgtcagtgggagaagggaggaaggttgggggaggaggagagttctgaaggtggtataattttttttcctccttttaggtctgttaataaacttctttatattctttcaagtttggtgcctgctttgcatttctcctaattcttatctcacagaagataaacagtaatgagtattttagaccaaaccactacagacaTCCTGCTCCAGGCTCCCACACTAAATACCTCTGGAACTGGTCTCCTAAACATGACATATATGAGTGGCAGAAGCCAGTGGTACTTAGCATTGCTCATGTCCAGACTTTGCTGTAGAGCTTTATTTACTTTTCTACCATTTTGGTATTTATATTTGTGAAAGACAGTAGCTAAATATCAGCTGTGGAGAAAGAACCCTGTTGCGTTCCACTGTGGAGAACTGTGAGgagttcttttaaaaacagatgGTCTTGAACGAAATTAAGTCAACAGAGACAACCTTCTATCTGAGAACCGTTTATtggtagcaaaaaaaaaaaaagaaacaaacaaaaaaaagaagttgcCCTACTAAAGAGGGCTAGAAAAGacagagaagaaggaagaaaaatggaaaaggaatggGGGAAGAGAGCaagagggagaggggagacACAGAGGGGTAAAGCGGGCATTACCACCAGCAGGATGGGGAGTGCCGTTGACATCCACGCGGCAGGGGGTGTATGCACGCTGCCTGCTGGGGAGCCTGTGCAGCTCTTGGAAAGGCACGGCTCCACAGGCATGGTTCCTGCAACGACAGGCGGCCAGACATGCGGTGAGTTAGTGAGTGCTCGGGCAGGAGGTGAAGGACCCAGGATGCAGGGTCGCAGCAGGGATCGCGGCAGCGGGCTGGATCGGAGGCAGGTGGCTcaggcagggatgcaggggcgAATTGCCAGGGCGGCagtcagggacacagggagacAGGACAGGCGGCAACTGGGACGGGCGAAGGGGTAGGGCAGGACACAGGCTACAAACAAGACTCAGAGGTCAGCTGGTGTCCCACCAAGTGCCCACATAGAGGGACGGCGGGTATGAGAGGGTGAGCAAGCACCAGCAGGGGCAGGAGAGCCAAAAGGTAGGCTGGACCCAGGGCAAAAAGGACAGACAGGGCAAAGGAGCAGACGTCAGCAGGCTGGAGCCAAAGCAAAAACACAAGACTCAAAAGGTCCCCAGACTCAAAAAGCCCCAACTCAAAAAGCGCCAGAATCACCAAGCCCAAATGAAAACTGTCTTAAAAAGCCCGCAGAACTTGTGATGCAGTTACTTTTTATGCCCTCTGGCTCCTCCCAAAGTCTGCCTGCTGGCAGGACACCATTGGCCCAGTCCAACCTTCCCCTGCAGTCCATTGGTGCTTTTGCCATCTGACCGGAGTTGTTGTTTGTCCTTAACTTGGGCATGTATGGTCTTGTACAGTGTCTTTGGTGTTCACCTGTTGACTGCCTGTCCCATGTGAGACATGAAGTGGTTGCCAAGGAAAGTACCCCCGGAGACAAGGCTTTCTCCCATCTTCTTCTAGTTGCCTCCTGCACATGGCATGTGTGCAACCCCTCTTCCACATGCCTCTGACAATGTGAGACAAAGCGGTGAGACAAAACTAAATTGGCTCTTCACAAACCCCAGTAACTCACTAGTGCCATGCTGCCCATGAAAAAACTCCTACCACCAGCAGAACAGTATCAGTAACAGAAGCATCCTTGCCCAGTGGCACCTTAACACCGTCTGATTTCCTATCAGCCTTCAGAACTGAGGAgttcttttggtttttaattataTGTTCTGCTCTACACTCCTCTTTCCCTGATGAACTCCTCAAAAGCCAGAGCAATATTCTGTATGGACTGCTGCTCTTGCAGGGATACAAGGAggcttgcagcagctctgctgggctgggatAGGCTTCTGTGgtaagctgagagactcaacccCCAAGCTACAGCCGCTGGGACAACCCTCCATGATGGGGccagggagctgtgcagggcacagacTTGCCTCATCCCCACCACTgctgtcctgcagctgctgtacCTGGAGAGCCCACTGGCTCTCTGCTCCTGAGAAACATTCTTCTCTCAAAATCCCAACTCCCTCACCACCTGCATCATCTTCTTCTTCAGTCTTGCCCTCAACCTTCACTCCTGCTCTCTCAAAGCAGTGCTAATCTCCAcctctttttcatttcagcatcTTTTAGTTGCCACCTTCGCATTTGGAAAGGATTATAATGTAATATTATGACAAGAATCTGCCCTACTCTAAAGGCATGGGAACAATGGGGATTTGAGTCCTGAATATGTGAATACTGTTGCAAATGGAAGACATCTATCAAGAACAGACACATGTATTACTGCATGAAATACAGTACCCAAGTCCCAAAGTTCATTAACATTAATTAAATGGTTTTGAAACCAAAAATTTTTCTATAATAGTTCAAATGCATTAAAAGGGCCCTACGCATGGCTGGTTTTGATATGTCAACATGCAAACACTCCCAGAAGGGCTACATCCTTAAAGACTACAGGTTATTGATCTATCTACTTTATgaagacactgccccacctgctgAACTGCAGCACCAGCCACACGCATGGTCTCCACTGCTATACTCAAGTGTGGCACTGGAATAAAACTTTTCTTGTGTTTGGAAACAAAACCCCATAATCATCAAATCCACAATCATTCCAGCAAGTATGGATGCACCAAAATGCTCAGGCTTCCATCCCTGTTAATTCTGTAAATTAACAATGAACTCCTGCTGAGCTTTTGAAGAGCACAGGGGCTTCTTGTGAAAGCACAAAGGAAAGAATAAATGAGTAAGCAGGTATGTTCCGAAGAATAGCTGGGGGATTAGTACCTAACTACAAAAGGCCACAGCCTCCTTTTTCAGTATGtacaatcatagaatcagagaatggt encodes:
- the PRR5 gene encoding proline-rich protein 5 isoform X1, giving the protein MRTLRRLKFMSSPSLSDLGKREQAALDERGTQQRRACSNATWNSIHNGVIAVFQRKGLPDHELYNLNEGVRQLLKTELGSFFTEYLQNQLLTKGMVILRDKIRFYEGQKLLDTLAETWDFFFSDVLPMLQAIFYPVQGKEPSVRQLALLHFRNIITLNIKLEDALSRSRARVPPSIIQMLLILQGVHESKGVTEDYLKLESLIQKVVSPYLGTYGLYSSDGPFTHSACILEKRFFRRSKSGDILAKNPVVRSKSYNNPLLTPVAEYETEGMAANGTSIRRHSVSEMTSCLELQGYSNLTTIMDNGSKSSMTTMKSSLPGDQERPSTGSVQCSSKLSTAEQQKGLFHSMGDPHRSFDLDRDTSLIPVPSSSPENIVDQILESIDSDSEGIFIDFSRGCSNSSVYSVDVNRRSIV
- the PRR5 gene encoding proline-rich protein 5 isoform X2; the protein is MSSPSLSDLGKREQAALDERGTQQRRACSNATWNSIHNGVIAVFQRKGLPDHELYNLNEGVRQLLKTELGSFFTEYLQNQLLTKGMVILRDKIRFYEGQKLLDTLAETWDFFFSDVLPMLQAIFYPVQGKEPSVRQLALLHFRNIITLNIKLEDALSRSRARVPPSIIQMLLILQGVHESKGVTEDYLKLESLIQKVVSPYLGTYGLYSSDGPFTHSACILEKRFFRRSKSGDILAKNPVVRSKSYNNPLLTPVAEYETEGMAANGTSIRRHSVSEMTSCLELQGYSNLTTIMDNGSKSSMTTMKSSLPGDQERPSTGSVQCSSKLSTAEQQKGLFHSMGDPHRSFDLDRDTSLIPVPSSSPENIVDQILESIDSDSEGIFIDFSRGCSNSSVYSVDVNRRSIV